GCGGCGAGGTGCGCGATCAGCGCCGGCAGGTCGTCGAGGCGCTCGCGCAGCGGCGGCACGACGATGCGCAGCACGTCGAGCCGGTAGTAGAGGTCGCTGCGGAAGCGGCGCTCGGCGACCATCGCGCGCAGGTCGGCGTTCGACGCGGCGACGATGCGCACGTCGGCGCGCCGAGCGCGCGTCGCGCCCACCGGACGGTACTCGCTCTCCTGCAGAAGGCGCAGCAGCTTGCCCTGCAGCGCGAGCGGCAGATCCTCGACCTCGTCGAGGAAGAGCGTGCCCCGTTCGGCGTGCTCGACGAGACCCGTGTGGTCGCGGTGCGCGCCGGTGAAGGCGCCGCGCACGTGACCGAAGAGCTCGCTCTCCACGAGGTGCTCGGGCAGCGCGCCGCAGTTCACTGCGACGAACGGACCGCCGGCGCGCGGGCTCTCGACGTGCAGCGCGCGTGCGACGAGCTCCTTGCCGACGCCGGTCTCGCCTTCGACGAGCACGCACGCGCGGCTCTGCGCGTAGCGTCGGACCTGCAGACGCACCGACTCCATCGCCGGGCTGTCGCCCACCAGCGCCGCGACGCCGCGCGTGTCTTGCTTCTGCGGACGCGTCGCGAGCATCGCCTGCACGAGGTCGCTCAGCCGCTCGAGGACGTCCGGACCCTTCACCAGGTAGTCGACGGCGCCGGCCTTCATCGCCTCGACCGCGCTCGACGCCGTCGCGTCCGCCGTGAGCAGCACGACGGGCGTCGCCGCGCCGCGTACGGCGAGGTCGCGCACGGCGCCGAGGCCGTCGCCGTCGGGCAAGCCGCGGTCGACCAGCACGAGGTCGAAGCGGCGACGCGCGAGCAGCGCGCTCGCGTCGGCCAGGCTCGCGGCGCCGAGCACCTCGACCGCGCGCGACGCCGCGCGCAGCGTCGCGTGGACGAGCTGCGCGAAGCGGACGTCGTCCTCGACCAGCAGCACGCTCGCGCGCGGCGCACGCGCGGACGTGCCCCCGTCGCTCAGCGCCGTGCTCGCCTCGCCCGTCGACATGCTCATTCGCACCGCTCCACGTGGCGCGACGGCGGCTCGCGTCGCACCCGCCGGTGACGTCGCGTAGCACGAGCGCTCGTGTCGCGCGGCTGCACCGAAAGCATGACTTTGCGTCGCGAGGGTTGCGGCGAAGGGTGCGTCCGATAGAAGGGCCGCACGTTGGCGCGACAGGGAACGCATGCGGCGGGCGCCACGAACGCACGCGCGGCGCTCGCGAAACGAGCGGGCCGGCCGCCGTCGGCCGCCGGCCCGATCTCGTTCCCCCCTGGCCCCGAGGCCGGCCCCATGCCGGACCCCGCGACCCCCTCGCGTCGAACGTCGAGCAAGCGACGCACCACGCGCGCGTCGCGGCCCGCACGTGCGCAAGGCTCGCGTTCGCGCGACGCCGACGACGCGCTCGCGCTGCGGCATCGTTTCACGTTGCGCCGCAACGGTTGCGCGCGCGCAGCAAGACGCTACGTGGAGCGCGCCGCATGACGTCGAGCAACGCAGCACCCTGGTACAAGAGCACGACGCTCGTCGCCGGCCTCGTGCTGATGCTGCTCGGCGCCGGCAACTGGATCACGGGCACGATCCGGCTGCGCGAGCACGAGCCGATCGCCACCACGCCGCTTCCCGCCGCGACGGTTTCCCCGCGCCACGGTTCGCCCAGCGCAGAAGAGATCGAGATCGCGCGCGGACGCATGGACTTCTATCACGTCGTCGCGAGCGGCGGACGCTTGATGACCGCAGCGGGATTCGTGCTGCTCACGTTTGGGCTTGCGCGTCGCCTCCGGCCACAGGCAAAAAGGCGATGATCGCTGGGATGCGAACCACCACGATGGATGTTGCGCCTGACGGACCTCATACTCGCCCCGGACCGCTCCCCGTCTGGCTCCCCTGACTGGCCGCTTCCCGCACCGACCGCCGCTCTGCTGGCGCGCGTCGCGCCGACGAACCTGCCGGTCTTGTGCACGGATTGCTACGGCGTCGCGTTCCAGCGGATCGCCGACGCGCTGCACGCGCGCAGCGGTCGCGAGGAGATGGTGCTGGTCGATCTGCGGCGCAGCAGCGGCACGCTCCCCGCGGGTCTGCCGAACGGCGCGCGCGGCACGCGCACGACGCTCTGCCTCGACGGCATCGAGCACCTCGGCCCGAACGGCCAGGAGGTGTTCGCGAGCCAGATCGCGCGCTCGCACTACCGTCTGATCTGCGCGACCGACGCGACGCTCGACGAGCTGCGCGCGCGCTGGCGTCCCGACCTGTTCGCGCTCGTCAGCACGATCACCGTGCGCGTCCCCGCGCTCGGGCGGCGTGGACCCGAGATCCCGGCGCTCGCGCGCGAGCGCATCGCGCTCCTGTGCCGCGAGCTCGATCGCGAGCCGCCGACGCTGACCGCCGCCGCCGAAGCGGCGCTGAGCGCGCATCCCTGGAGCGGCGACACGGCGGAGCTCGACGCGGTGCTGGTGCGCTCGCTGCTCGCGAGCGACGCGCCGGTGCTCGACGCGACGGACCTGCGCTGGGAGCCGGATGCGGTGCTGCAGCTGGCGGCTCCTGCGGCTCCGGCTGCGTCCGTTGCTTCGGCTGCGTCGGCTGCGCGCGGCGCGGAAGGCAACGTCGCACCACGCGTCGACATCGAGCGCGCGCCGGAGCACGAGCTTTCGCACGAGGCGGAGCTCGAGCGCGCGCGCGAACGCACGCTCGAACCGGAGAGCACGATCGAGCGCGAGGGTCAGGCCGAGGCCGCCGCGCCGCCCGCGGGTGTCGCACCGCCCGCGGCGCAGCCCCTCGCCGCGACCGAGCCGTCTCCCTCGTCGGACGTCGGGCACGACACGGTCTCGGCGCCGACCGTCGAGGCGCTCGCCGTCGAGCTCGCGCACCAGCTCAAGAACCCGCTCGTCACCATCAAGACCTTCGTCGCCTGCGTCGAGTCGCTGTCCGAGGATCCGCACGAGCTGAGCCAGTTCCGCGCGCTCACCGACGAGGCGGTGACGCGCATGGACACGATCCTCGATCAGCTGCTCGCGTACGCGCGTCTCGCGCCGCCGCGACGGATGCCGCTCGACGCGCTCGCCGTCGTGCGCGACGCGCTGCGCGAGGCGTGGCGCGCGTTCGCCGGCAAGCAGGTGACGCTCGAGGCGCCGGAGAACGCCGAGCTGCGCGTCGTCAGCGACCCCGAGCACCTGCGCTACGCGCTCGACACGCTCGCGCGCCACGTCGCCGACACCATCGAGGCGCGCGGCACGCTGCGCATCGAGGTCGAGAACGGCGGCGTGCTGCGCGTCTCCTACCGCGAGTCGGGAGCGGTCACGCACCTGCGCGGCGCGGCGACCGCCAACGATTCCGGTTTGCCTCTCGCCTTGCTGTTGGTAAGAGGCGCGCTTGGACGGGTCGGGGGGACCTTCGACATCGAGATCGACGACATGGCGGTGCGGATGCGGATCCGGCTCGGAGCGTCCTGAGATCGGACGCTTCGCAAGGAGCACGTACGAGGGGCTTGGGGACAGGAAGCGTGCCGGACACGCACGACTCGGCGGTTGAGCCTGCCCGCACGGACGCGGGAATCGAGCAGCGACGCCGCGTGCTCGTGGTCGACGACGAGCAAGGCGTGCGCGAGTCGCTGCGCCTCGTCCTGCGCGATCGCTACGACGTCACGACGGCCGCGGACGGCGAGGAAGCGCTGCGCCGCATCGCCAACGAGAGCTTCGACGCCGTGCTGCTCGACATCGTCATGCCGGGCATCGACGGCCTCACGGTGCTCGAGCGCATCAAGGGGCAGAAGCCCGACCTGCCCGTGGTCATCGTGACCGCCACGCGCACCGTCAAGACGGCGGTCACGGCGATCAAGCTCGGCGCCTTCGACTACATCGAGAAGCCGTTCGAGATCGAAGAGCTGCGCATCCTGCTCGCCAACGCGACGCGCACCGCTGCGCTGCAGCGTGAGGTCAACGAGCTGCGCGCCGAGGTCGGACGTCGCTACCAGCTCGGCAACATCGTCGGACGCTCGCCGGCGATGCAGGAGATCTTCCGCACGGTCGCGATGGTCGCGCCGCTGCGCACGACCGTGCTGATCACCGGCGAGAGCGGCACCGGCAAGGAGCTGATCGCGAAGGCGCTGCACTACCAGAGCCCGCGCGCGAGCCGGCCCATGGTCGCGATCAACTGCGCGGCGATCCCCGACACGCTGATCGAGAGCGAGCTCTTCGGTCACGAGCGCGGCGCCTTCACCGGCGCGGATCAGCGCAAGCTCGGCGTGTTCGAGA
This window of the Candidatus Binatia bacterium genome carries:
- a CDS encoding histidine kinase dimerization/phospho-acceptor domain-containing protein, with protein sequence MLRLTDLILAPDRSPSGSPDWPLPAPTAALLARVAPTNLPVLCTDCYGVAFQRIADALHARSGREEMVLVDLRRSSGTLPAGLPNGARGTRTTLCLDGIEHLGPNGQEVFASQIARSHYRLICATDATLDELRARWRPDLFALVSTITVRVPALGRRGPEIPALARERIALLCRELDREPPTLTAAAEAALSAHPWSGDTAELDAVLVRSLLASDAPVLDATDLRWEPDAVLQLAAPAAPAASVASAASAARGAEGNVAPRVDIERAPEHELSHEAELERARERTLEPESTIEREGQAEAAAPPAGVAPPAAQPLAATEPSPSSDVGHDTVSAPTVEALAVELAHQLKNPLVTIKTFVACVESLSEDPHELSQFRALTDEAVTRMDTILDQLLAYARLAPPRRMPLDALAVVRDALREAWRAFAGKQVTLEAPENAELRVVSDPEHLRYALDTLARHVADTIEARGTLRIEVENGGVLRVSYRESGAVTHLRGAATANDSGLPLALLLVRGALGRVGGTFDIEIDDMAVRMRIRLGAS
- a CDS encoding sigma-54 dependent transcriptional regulator, producing MSMSTGEASTALSDGGTSARAPRASVLLVEDDVRFAQLVHATLRAASRAVEVLGAASLADASALLARRRFDLVLVDRGLPDGDGLGAVRDLAVRGAATPVVLLTADATASSAVEAMKAGAVDYLVKGPDVLERLSDLVQAMLATRPQKQDTRGVAALVGDSPAMESVRLQVRRYAQSRACVLVEGETGVGKELVARALHVESPRAGGPFVAVNCGALPEHLVESELFGHVRGAFTGAHRDHTGLVEHAERGTLFLDEVEDLPLALQGKLLRLLQESEYRPVGATRARRADVRIVAASNADLRAMVAERRFRSDLYYRLDVLRIVVPPLRERLDDLPALIAHLAAGTSVAESRSAAPFVGPTAAQLALLRAHPWPGNVRELANLVERAAVIAQHGGWPAAWTTVLAQRGGEPRVAEPRGVQAPTSAPAMGWCAPSAIESEREALLRLLERHRWRREAAARELGISRVTLWRRMRRAGFLPDGSPGPVERS
- a CDS encoding sigma-54 dependent transcriptional regulator — its product is MPDTHDSAVEPARTDAGIEQRRRVLVVDDEQGVRESLRLVLRDRYDVTTAADGEEALRRIANESFDAVLLDIVMPGIDGLTVLERIKGQKPDLPVVIVTATRTVKTAVTAIKLGAFDYIEKPFEIEELRILLANATRTAALQREVNELRAEVGRRYQLGNIVGRSPAMQEIFRTVAMVAPLRTTVLITGESGTGKELIAKALHYQSPRASRPMVAINCAAIPDTLIESELFGHERGAFTGADQRKLGVFEIAHQSTLFLDEIAELQPAMQAKLLRVIETGQFMRVGGTKPIEVDVRIVAATNQNLENAIAAGSFRADLFYRLNVVALHLPPLRERREDLPLLIKHFTASKAAELGIKERTFTPEAIDRMLRYRWPGNVRELENLVERLLVLSDFGPVRPDELPEALRQDTSSLPAVANMRNEVLLGMRTLSDAVDEFERDIILEALHQTDFNQTRAAERLGTTRRILKYRMDKLGIRDKQ